One stretch of Muribaculum intestinale DNA includes these proteins:
- a CDS encoding HesA/MoeB/ThiF family protein, with the protein MDKDIDEDIAVRYSGHRALCEIDLPGQRAIERGRVLVVGAGGLGSPVCLYLAAAGVGTIGIVDADTVSLSNLQRQIIHHTSDIGRPKVESAAVKMKAINPHVNVVTVGEMLTSRNSSSLVEGYDIVVDCTDNFDTRLLVNDTCVALGTPMVYGAVQRMAGQIFTYLPGGADYRAWFGCRPPSQEQPCSVNGVMNTVVGVIGTLQATEVIKYLSHAGDLLDCRLLMFDAVTMTFRTIKSSVRSGR; encoded by the coding sequence ATGGATAAGGATATTGATGAAGATATAGCGGTGCGCTACAGCGGCCACCGCGCTTTGTGTGAGATTGACCTCCCCGGACAGCGTGCCATCGAGCGCGGGCGTGTACTCGTAGTCGGAGCCGGAGGCCTTGGCTCTCCTGTGTGTCTATATCTTGCGGCGGCAGGAGTCGGGACTATCGGCATAGTCGATGCCGACACTGTGTCGCTAAGCAACCTTCAGCGCCAGATTATTCATCATACATCCGACATCGGACGCCCTAAGGTGGAAAGCGCCGCCGTGAAGATGAAAGCTATAAATCCTCATGTCAATGTGGTGACGGTAGGCGAGATGCTTACCTCGCGCAATTCATCGTCGCTCGTGGAGGGTTATGATATAGTGGTCGACTGTACCGACAATTTCGATACGCGCCTTCTGGTCAATGACACGTGTGTGGCCCTTGGCACGCCGATGGTATATGGAGCCGTGCAGCGTATGGCCGGACAGATATTCACCTATCTTCCCGGAGGCGCCGACTATCGCGCATGGTTCGGATGCCGTCCTCCGTCGCAGGAGCAGCCATGCTCGGTCAATGGAGTGATGAATACCGTGGTCGGTGTGATAGGCACGCTTCAGGCCACCGAGGTGATAAAATACCTGTCGCATGCCGGCGATTTGCTCGATTGCCGTCTGCTGATGTTCGACGCCGTGACAATGACATTCCGCACGATAAAGAGCAGTGTGAGGAGTGGCCGTTAA
- a CDS encoding acyltransferase family protein, giving the protein MSIVKGMAIILMVAGHAEGGDMLVRFIYLFHMPVFFIAAGYFFSQSSLDDPWRFCMKRVRGLYFPFVKWALLFLVLHNILFYFGILNETYGNWKGGVTHPYTLHSFFQRLVHIIFSMAGYDEFMAGAFWFFRALLITSVGYLLLRLLLRHMFPGIGVVRASLIICAAALAFALFKIGCGMRIVTVVQGGIRETWGIFFFSFGVIFRALEPRMPRLSWWHAVAIFAFLIAGAWLEWTGMTLTPALLTVATLPVTGILGFMLLRRIAQHVDRRDNVLRRTLVTVGEMTMCVFVFHISAFKLVSLVKIWWYGLDFGQIGCHMVIHDYASSDLFWVAYTVVGVAVPIVWKMAYDRLAAGVRDRRMSISKVTENG; this is encoded by the coding sequence ATGTCGATTGTGAAGGGTATGGCTATCATCCTTATGGTTGCAGGCCATGCCGAAGGTGGCGACATGCTTGTGCGGTTTATATATCTTTTCCATATGCCGGTGTTTTTCATCGCTGCCGGATATTTCTTTTCGCAGTCGAGTCTCGACGACCCCTGGCGATTCTGCATGAAGCGTGTCAGAGGGCTTTATTTCCCGTTTGTGAAGTGGGCGCTCCTGTTTCTGGTGCTCCACAACATATTGTTTTATTTCGGCATACTTAATGAGACGTACGGCAACTGGAAGGGTGGAGTCACACATCCCTACACGCTGCATTCATTCTTTCAGAGGCTTGTGCATATCATATTTTCAATGGCCGGCTACGACGAGTTCATGGCAGGAGCGTTCTGGTTTTTCAGAGCGCTGCTGATTACTTCTGTCGGGTATCTGTTGCTGCGGCTGCTTCTGCGCCACATGTTTCCCGGAATTGGTGTGGTACGTGCCTCGTTAATAATATGTGCCGCCGCTCTTGCATTCGCCCTTTTCAAGATAGGATGCGGCATGCGTATCGTCACCGTTGTGCAGGGTGGCATACGCGAGACATGGGGCATATTCTTCTTCAGCTTCGGGGTGATATTCCGGGCTTTGGAACCGCGTATGCCGCGCCTGTCGTGGTGGCATGCCGTCGCGATATTCGCTTTTCTGATAGCCGGGGCATGGCTGGAATGGACCGGGATGACGCTGACACCTGCGCTGCTTACCGTAGCAACTCTGCCGGTGACGGGAATACTCGGATTCATGCTCCTGCGCCGGATTGCACAGCATGTCGACCGGCGCGACAATGTGCTGCGTCGCACGCTTGTCACCGTCGGCGAGATGACAATGTGTGTGTTTGTGTTCCATATATCGGCGTTCAAGCTCGTGAGTCTTGTGAAGATATGGTGGTACGGTCTAGATTTCGGGCAGATAGGGTGCCATATGGTAATCCACGACTATGCTTCATCCGATTTATTCTGGGTGGCATATACGGTGGTAGGCGTCGCGGTTCCCATCGTCTGGAAAATGGCTTATGACCGGCTTGCGGCAGGAGTGCGCGACAGGCGCATGAGTATAAGTAAAGTCACTGAAAATGGATAA